The Coffea eugenioides isolate CCC68of unplaced genomic scaffold, Ceug_1.0 ScVebR1_1080;HRSCAF=1873, whole genome shotgun sequence genome window below encodes:
- the LOC113754818 gene encoding uncharacterized protein LOC113754818 — MGVCVTKMEAYDHLKVVGFIKGYNNWIAHGELSNYNEATSNSENTSTGVSNGTNDMQDLVHDVFGIPHGTNELNREGDIPVSEAEKFYKLIDDSQQDLYRGCKNFSKLSFIIRLLHLKCLGKMSNKIFNMLVELLREAFPEAMTNLPSSYYEAEKLMNTLGLGYEKIDACPNDCSLYWGSAEKRTSCETCNELRWVASENDPTGEKRKIPQKVLWHFPLKPRLQRLFMSSKIASQMRWHEEKRTKDGCMRHPADSPAWQTFDHLHPEFAKDCRNVRLGLASDGFNPFNNMSSTHSTWLVVLIPYNLPPWMCMKQPYFMLSLLIPGPFSPGNNIDVYLQPLVKELTELWDFGIQTYDASQKENFQLHVALLWTISDFPGYAMLSGWSTKGEYACPVCHKFTHARRLTHSFKYCYMGHRRFLDSKHKFRKQAQFFDGTEEHGKRPPLQTGDMIVSELGDLQINLENL, encoded by the coding sequence ATGGGTGTTTGTGTGACAAAAATGGAAGCATATGATCATTTGAAAGTGGTAGGATTTATCAAGGGTTATAATAATTGGATAGCACATGGAGAACTTTCAAACTACAATGAAGCCACATCTAATTCTGAAAATACATCAACTGGGGTTTCAAATGGGACTAATGACATGCAAGACTTGGTCCATGATGTATTTGGGATACCACATGGAACAAATGAATTGAATAGAGAAGGGGACATTCCTGTTTCAGAGGctgaaaaattttacaaattgatTGATGATTCTCAACAGGATTTGTACAGGGGTTGCAAAAATTTCTCGAAATTGTCTTTCATTATTCGTTTGCTTCACCTAAAATGCCTGGGTAAGATGAGTAACAAGATTTTTAATATGCTTGTTGAGCTGTTGAGAGAAGCATTTCCAGAGGCCATGACTAATTTGCCGTCTTCTTACTATGAGGCTGAGAAATTGATGAATACATTGGGGTTGGGTTATGAAAAGATCGATGCATGTCCTAATGATTGTTCTCTTTATTGGGGTAGTGCTGAGAAAAGGACTTCATGCGAAACATGTAACGAGCTTAGGTGGGTTGCTTCAGAAAATGATCCAACtggggaaaaaaggaaaattcctcaaaaagtGTTGTGGCATTTTCCCTTAAAACCTAGATTACAAAGActatttatgtcttctaaaattgcatctcaaatGAGATGGCATGAGGAAAAACGTACAAAAGATGGTTGTATGAGACATCCAGCTGATTCTCCAGCTTGGCAAACTTTTGACCATCTACATCCAGAATTTGCTAAGGATTGTCGAAATGTTAGATTGGGGTTGGCATCTGACGGGTTTAATCCATTCAACAACATGAGTTCTACACACAGTACTTGGCTTGTAGTTTTAATACCATATAACTTACCTCCGTGGATGTGTATGAAGCAACCGTACTTCATGTTGTCCTTGTTAATACCCGGACCATTCTCTCCTGGGAATAATATTGATGTTTATCTACAGCCTCTAGTTAAAGAATTGACCGAATTGTGGGATTTTGGCATTCAAACTTATGATGcatcccaaaaagaaaattttcaattgcatgTAGCTCTGTTGTGGACCATTAGTGATTTCCCTGGATATGCAATGTTATCTGGCTGGAGCACTAAAGGTGAATATGCTTGTCCTGTTTGTCACAAGTTCACTCATGCACGACGGTTGACTCATAGTTTCAAATATTGCTATATGGGTCATCGGAGATTCTTAGATAGTAAGCATAAATTTAGAAAGCAAGCCCAATTCTTTGATGGCACCGAAGAACATGGAAAGCGACCACCTTTGCAAACCGGGGATATGATTGTGAGTGAATTGGGAGACTTGCAAATTAATTTGGAAAACTTGTGA